One Gemmatimonadales bacterium DNA window includes the following coding sequences:
- a CDS encoding TIGR04282 family arsenosugar biosynthesis glycosyltransferase, translating to MRARAENSERGCYLRPTTMPASSNPQRALVILARAPELGRVKTRLAAELGAAAALAAYRELGALVVRAVAEVRHCDVVVAFTPADRESAMREWLGTAPRMEPQREGDLGARMAAAIAARQAAGAAKVVVIGTDCPEVNAAVVEDAFARLDRADAVFGPASDGGYYLVGVRRPLPALFDRVPWSSPRTLAATLERAAAEGISVALLEELRDIDTAADWRAWQASRAGTGR from the coding sequence ATGCGAGCGAGAGCGGAAAACTCCGAGCGCGGCTGCTATCTTCGGCCGACGACCATGCCGGCATCATCGAATCCGCAGCGCGCCCTCGTGATCCTTGCGCGCGCGCCCGAGCTCGGCCGAGTGAAGACGCGGCTCGCGGCCGAGCTGGGCGCCGCGGCGGCGCTCGCGGCTTACCGGGAGCTCGGCGCGCTCGTGGTGCGCGCCGTTGCCGAGGTTCGCCACTGCGACGTCGTCGTCGCGTTCACGCCGGCGGATCGCGAAAGCGCCATGCGCGAGTGGCTCGGCACCGCGCCGCGCATGGAGCCGCAGCGCGAGGGCGACCTGGGCGCGCGCATGGCCGCGGCCATCGCGGCGCGGCAGGCGGCCGGCGCGGCGAAGGTGGTCGTGATCGGCACCGATTGTCCGGAGGTGAATGCGGCGGTCGTGGAAGACGCCTTTGCGCGGCTCGACCGGGCGGACGCCGTGTTCGGCCCCGCGAGCGACGGGGGCTACTACCTAGTGGGCGTGCGGCGGCCGCTCCCCGCGCTCTTCGATCGGGTTCCGTGGAGCTCGCCCCGCACGCTCGCGGCGACGCTCGAGCGCGCGGCTGCCGAAGGGATCAGCGTGGCGTTGCTGGAGGAGCTGCGGGACATCGACACCGCGGCGGATTGGCGCGCGTGGCAGGCCTCGCGCGCCGGGACCGGGCGCTAG